From one Bacteroides eggerthii genomic stretch:
- a CDS encoding FAD-binding and (Fe-S)-binding domain-containing protein yields the protein MKQSNYMAFLQEAKQFIPQERIYTDELRRLAWGTDAGFYRLIPQIVIRSEGEEEISRLLKLAGHHHLPVTFRAAGTSLSGQAISDSILIVAGKHWEQYSLSADHEEITLQPGIIGQRVNELLAPFGRKFAPDPASVKSAMVGGIVMNNASGMNCGTHANSDKVLLSARIVLADGTVLDTGDAVSRAAFEVTHRDFLRRICTLRDEVRADEKLSERIHYKYSIKNVTGLNLLPFIRFDDPFDIIAHLMVGSEGTLAFLSQVTMKTEYDYPCKASAMLYFKTIKDACRAVVAMKKLTDNNGGWIVKGAELLDWKSLASVSDPIFLKYRGEICSSPLPGIEPGDETGLTAVLTETKARTDEELKRNIGAIEHCLSHFRTYTPIRFTDKPEEYSQYWAIRSGIFPSVGGTRKPGTTCLIEDVAFHIEDLPEATAELQQLIARHGYEDACIYGHALEGNYHFILNQSFGSDAEVKRYEELMNDVKTLVVDKYDGSLKAEHGTGRNMAPFVRYEWGDSAYEVMKAVKKLFDPQGLLNPGVIFNDDPKCHIKNFKPLPLIPLDAKSPAAKVNRCIECGFCEVNCLSCGFTLSSRQRIVLQREIARLRQNGDAPERLALLEKQYLYPGNRTCAGDGLCSMSCPMGINTGDLTHIIRQEELPQGSLGYKAGNFAANHFAGIKSALRPILGLADLGHSILGTKAMSSITKGMHNALGIPLWTPAMPKPYKFKPKELKAGNKVVYFPSCINQTMGLPKKSPMEQPLVNKMIALLQKGGYEVIFPKNMEKLCCGTIWESKGMLDIANRKTTELEAALWEASEEGKYPVLCDQSPCLHRMRSTIQKMKLYEPAEFIYTFLRDKLSFTPIDRPIAVHITCSMRKMGLADTIIALAQLCSTKVIVPEEVGCCGFAGDRGFTYPELNTYALRKLRPQIEAAGIGIGYSNSRTCEIGLTTNSGIPYVSIAYLVDQCTQPLTTTQD from the coding sequence ATGAAACAGAGTAACTACATGGCTTTCCTGCAGGAAGCGAAACAGTTCATCCCGCAAGAAAGGATCTACACCGATGAACTCCGCCGACTGGCATGGGGAACGGACGCAGGTTTTTACCGCCTCATCCCGCAAATCGTAATCCGCTCGGAGGGAGAAGAAGAGATTTCCCGATTACTGAAACTAGCCGGTCACCACCACCTGCCCGTAACTTTCCGAGCGGCAGGAACCAGCCTTTCCGGACAAGCCATCAGTGACTCCATACTCATCGTAGCCGGCAAACACTGGGAACAATACAGCCTTTCCGCCGACCATGAGGAAATTACCCTGCAACCCGGCATCATCGGTCAACGGGTCAATGAGCTGTTAGCCCCTTTCGGGAGGAAGTTCGCTCCGGACCCAGCTTCCGTCAAAAGCGCCATGGTGGGCGGTATCGTCATGAACAACGCTTCCGGCATGAACTGCGGCACACACGCCAACAGTGACAAGGTGCTTCTTTCCGCCCGTATTGTTTTGGCAGACGGAACGGTGCTTGACACCGGAGATGCCGTCAGCCGCGCCGCATTCGAAGTGACACACCGCGATTTCTTGCGCCGGATTTGTACGCTTCGCGATGAAGTACGCGCCGATGAGAAACTATCCGAGCGTATTCATTACAAATATTCCATCAAGAACGTAACAGGACTGAACCTCCTTCCTTTCATCCGCTTTGACGATCCGTTCGATATCATAGCTCACCTTATGGTTGGTTCGGAAGGAACATTGGCATTCCTTTCGCAGGTCACCATGAAAACAGAGTACGACTATCCCTGCAAGGCAAGCGCCATGCTCTACTTCAAGACTATAAAAGACGCTTGTCGTGCCGTAGTGGCCATGAAGAAGCTGACGGACAACAACGGCGGGTGGATTGTAAAAGGAGCAGAACTACTGGATTGGAAGTCCCTGGCATCGGTCAGCGACCCCATATTCCTGAAATACAGAGGAGAAATATGTTCATCTCCCCTGCCCGGCATAGAACCGGGAGACGAAACCGGACTGACTGCCGTACTGACCGAAACCAAAGCCCGCACAGACGAAGAACTGAAACGGAATATCGGTGCAATAGAACATTGTCTCTCTCACTTCCGAACCTATACGCCTATACGCTTCACAGACAAACCCGAGGAATATTCACAATACTGGGCTATCCGTTCCGGTATCTTCCCTTCCGTAGGCGGAACGCGAAAACCGGGAACAACCTGTCTCATCGAAGATGTGGCTTTCCACATCGAAGATTTGCCCGAGGCAACCGCCGAGTTACAGCAACTCATCGCCCGGCATGGTTACGAAGACGCCTGTATATATGGACATGCGTTGGAAGGTAACTATCACTTCATCCTCAACCAGTCCTTTGGCAGTGACGCCGAAGTAAAGCGTTACGAGGAGCTGATGAACGATGTCAAAACATTGGTGGTGGACAAATACGATGGTTCTCTGAAGGCGGAACATGGTACAGGACGCAACATGGCTCCCTTTGTTCGTTACGAATGGGGAGACTCCGCCTACGAAGTAATGAAAGCCGTTAAAAAGCTATTTGACCCACAGGGCTTGTTGAATCCGGGCGTTATCTTCAATGATGACCCGAAATGCCATATAAAGAACTTCAAACCGCTTCCTCTCATACCCTTAGATGCGAAAAGCCCTGCTGCCAAAGTGAACCGCTGCATTGAATGTGGCTTTTGTGAAGTGAACTGCCTTTCCTGCGGTTTCACCCTTTCCTCGCGACAACGCATCGTACTGCAAAGAGAGATTGCCCGTCTCCGGCAGAATGGCGATGCTCCTGAACGTCTGGCCTTGTTGGAAAAGCAATATCTCTACCCCGGAAACCGGACTTGTGCCGGAGACGGACTGTGCTCCATGTCTTGCCCTATGGGAATCAATACAGGTGACCTTACGCACATCATCCGCCAGGAAGAATTACCGCAAGGCAGTTTAGGCTATAAAGCCGGAAATTTTGCCGCCAACCATTTTGCAGGTATCAAAAGCGCACTGCGACCTATATTAGGACTGGCAGACCTCGGCCATTCCATTTTGGGAACAAAAGCGATGAGCAGTATCACCAAAGGCATGCACAATGCCCTCGGCATCCCCCTATGGACTCCGGCAATGCCAAAGCCCTACAAATTCAAACCTAAAGAATTAAAAGCCGGAAATAAAGTAGTCTACTTCCCCAGTTGCATCAACCAAACGATGGGGCTGCCCAAGAAATCTCCTATGGAACAGCCGCTGGTCAACAAAATGATCGCCCTGCTCCAAAAAGGCGGTTACGAAGTCATCTTCCCTAAAAACATGGAAAAGCTCTGTTGCGGCACAATCTGGGAGAGCAAAGGCATGCTCGACATAGCCAACCGCAAAACAACCGAACTGGAAGCAGCGCTTTGGGAAGCCAGCGAAGAAGGGAAATACCCTGTCCTGTGCGACCAAAGCCCATGTCTGCACCGCATGCGCAGCACCATTCAAAAAATGAAACTTTATGAACCGGCAGAGTTCATATACACATTCCTGCGCGACAAGCTGTCATTCACTCCCATTGACCGACCCATAGCAGTCCACATAACCTGCTCCATGCGTAAAATGGGACTGGCCGATACAATCATAGCCCTGGCACAGCTCTGCTCCACAAAGGTCATCGTGCCGGAAGAGGTAGGTTGCTGCGGCTTTGCCGGCGACCGAGGCTTCACGTATCCCGAACTGAATACCTACGCCCTACGTAAGCTCCGTCCACAGATAGAGGCTGCCGGCATCGGCATCGGTTACTCCAACAGCCGCACCTGTGAAATCGGACTGACAACCAACTCCGGTATCCCATATGTGTCCATTGCCTACCTCGTAGATCAATGCACACAACCTTTGACAACAACCCAAGACTAA
- a CDS encoding MFS transporter — translation MNNIKKISPWAWVPTLYFAQGIPYFIVNNISVLMFAKMGVPNGDMALFTSLLYLPWTIKPFWSPFVDIIKTKRWWVVSMQILMSIAFILLTLTIPRPDEATMAAGTTPISMFTITLILFIITAFASATHDIAADGFYMLALKSGEQAEFVGIRSTFYRLASIFGQGVLVAIAGAIELKYDNIPLSWTITMLVTAVMFSAVSFYHLFAIPKPASDKSVLAPGTASAKAIFKEFGRTFATYFTKPGVLLAIVFMLLYRLPEAFLIKMCMPFLVAAKGAGGLGLSTAEVGIVYGTIGVIFLTLGGILGGLFASRIGLKKSIWWMAACMTLPCLTFVYLAVCQPENLFAISTAIAIEQFGYGFGFTAYMLYMMYFSEGEFKTSHYAICTAFMALSMMIPGMFAGYIQEAIGYINFFWMVIICCVATVIVTIFADRRIDPEYGKK, via the coding sequence ATGAATAATATCAAGAAAATATCCCCTTGGGCATGGGTGCCCACCCTGTACTTTGCACAAGGCATCCCTTATTTTATCGTGAATAACATCTCAGTACTGATGTTTGCCAAAATGGGTGTTCCCAACGGAGACATGGCGCTGTTTACCAGCTTGCTGTATCTACCCTGGACTATCAAACCCTTCTGGAGCCCGTTTGTGGACATCATCAAGACCAAAAGATGGTGGGTTGTTTCCATGCAGATACTGATGTCGATAGCCTTTATCTTGCTGACCCTGACCATTCCACGTCCGGACGAAGCGACCATGGCAGCCGGAACGACTCCTATCAGTATGTTCACCATTACCCTGATACTATTCATCATTACGGCATTTGCCTCCGCCACACACGACATTGCAGCGGACGGATTCTATATGCTGGCGTTAAAGTCGGGCGAACAGGCAGAATTCGTCGGTATCCGCAGTACGTTCTATCGTCTCGCGTCCATTTTCGGACAAGGAGTGCTCGTAGCCATTGCCGGCGCCATCGAATTGAAATACGACAATATCCCACTGTCATGGACCATCACGATGCTGGTTACAGCCGTCATGTTCAGTGCAGTAAGTTTCTATCACCTCTTTGCAATCCCAAAACCGGCTTCCGACAAATCGGTACTGGCACCGGGAACAGCCAGTGCAAAGGCCATCTTCAAAGAATTCGGCCGTACATTCGCCACTTATTTCACCAAACCGGGCGTGTTGCTTGCCATCGTATTCATGCTGCTCTACCGTCTGCCCGAGGCATTCCTCATCAAGATGTGCATGCCTTTCCTTGTTGCCGCCAAAGGAGCGGGAGGCTTAGGGCTATCTACGGCAGAAGTAGGCATCGTATATGGCACTATCGGAGTAATTTTTCTCACTCTGGGCGGCATCCTTGGAGGACTGTTCGCATCGCGCATAGGATTAAAGAAGTCCATTTGGTGGATGGCGGCATGTATGACGCTCCCCTGCCTGACTTTCGTTTACCTGGCTGTTTGCCAGCCCGAAAACCTGTTTGCCATATCAACGGCTATTGCTATCGAACAATTCGGCTACGGATTCGGATTCACAGCCTACATGCTCTATATGATGTACTTCTCCGAAGGTGAGTTCAAGACATCCCATTATGCCATCTGCACCGCATTCATGGCATTGAGTATGATGATTCCGGGTATGTTTGCAGGGTATATTCAGGAAGCAATCGGCTACATCAACTTCTTCTGGATGGTGATAATCTGCTGTGTCGCCACCGTAATAGTCACAATTTTTGCAGACAGAAGGATTGATCCGGAATACGGAAAAAAATGA
- a CDS encoding SpoIID/LytB domain-containing protein, producing the protein MKEPKVEVGILFEPQIEFILLTPYHTSGKEVCGKQVVTYNEGRILWNGRQYDELLFEPLEETAAFELLDVTIGINFHWERKEDQRFSGSLKIIVENGKLTGINVIHIEDYLTSVISSEMSATASLELLKAHAVISRSWLLAQIRKNKEITEAHTGYSAFTQTDEELIRWYDREDHTHFDVCADDHCQRYQGITRASTDIVRQAIAATRGQVLTSEGNICDARFSKCCGGIFEEFQYCWEDTRRPYLAKQRDYLARSGKLVSKLPDLTQEAEADRWIRTSPESFCNTTDKKILSQVLNNYDQETTDFYRWKVEYTQDELSALILKRSGVDYGRIIDLIPVARGTSGRLWKLKIVGTKKARTIGKELEIRRTLSPSHLYSSAFVIDRAELSAEGIPGRFILTGAGWGHGVGLCQIGAAVMGEQGYQYDAILLHYYTGATIDKLYD; encoded by the coding sequence ATGAAAGAACCTAAAGTAGAAGTCGGTATATTATTCGAGCCGCAGATAGAGTTCATCCTACTGACCCCCTACCACACATCCGGTAAGGAAGTCTGTGGCAAACAAGTCGTCACCTATAACGAAGGAAGAATCCTTTGGAACGGCCGGCAATATGATGAATTGTTGTTTGAACCTCTGGAAGAAACTGCCGCCTTTGAATTGCTGGACGTGACTATCGGCATAAACTTCCACTGGGAGCGCAAAGAAGACCAACGCTTTTCTGGTTCTTTGAAAATTATTGTGGAAAACGGCAAATTAACAGGCATCAATGTCATCCATATCGAAGACTATCTGACGAGTGTCATTTCCAGCGAAATGAGTGCAACAGCTTCCTTAGAACTGCTGAAAGCACACGCTGTCATTTCACGCAGTTGGCTATTGGCGCAGATACGGAAGAACAAGGAAATCACAGAAGCACACACCGGTTATTCCGCTTTCACCCAAACCGACGAGGAATTAATCCGCTGGTACGACCGCGAAGACCATACCCATTTCGATGTATGTGCAGACGATCACTGCCAACGCTATCAGGGAATTACCCGCGCCTCTACCGACATAGTCAGGCAGGCGATAGCCGCTACCCGCGGACAGGTGCTTACTTCGGAAGGCAACATCTGCGACGCCCGTTTCTCCAAATGCTGCGGCGGTATCTTCGAAGAATTTCAATATTGCTGGGAAGACACCAGACGCCCTTACCTCGCCAAACAACGTGATTATTTGGCAAGAAGCGGAAAACTCGTTTCCAAGTTGCCCGACCTGACACAGGAAGCCGAAGCCGACCGCTGGATACGCACCTCTCCCGAATCATTTTGCAACACTACGGACAAGAAAATCCTGTCGCAGGTTCTCAACAATTACGACCAGGAAACCACAGATTTCTACCGCTGGAAAGTGGAATATACTCAGGACGAACTCTCCGCCCTCATCCTGAAACGTTCCGGAGTAGACTACGGGCGGATAATCGATCTTATTCCTGTGGCCCGCGGCACTTCCGGACGCCTTTGGAAGCTGAAAATCGTCGGGACCAAAAAGGCACGTACTATCGGCAAAGAGTTAGAGATCCGACGCACCCTGTCTCCTTCACACCTTTACAGTTCCGCCTTTGTCATAGACCGGGCAGAACTGTCGGCGGAAGGCATACCCGGACGTTTTATCCTCACAGGAGCCGGTTGGGGGCATGGCGTGGGCCTCTGCCAGATAGGCGCTGCCGTAATGGGAGAGCAGGGATATCAATATGACGCGATACTGCTGCACTACTATACCGGTGCCACTATTGACAAACTATATGACTAA
- a CDS encoding ATPase, translating to MILIADSGSTKTDWCVVENGQPIQQISTKGINPFFQSEEEISNEIATSLLPQLKTNALDAVYFYGAGCGFPDKIAMVHRAITKHLQIKREVEVNTDMLAVAHGLCQHEAGIACIMGTGSNSCYYDGKQIVSNVSPLGFILGDEGSGAVLGKLLVGDILKNQMTPELKEKFLKQFGLTPADIIDRVYRKPFPNRFLASLSPFLAQNIDEPCIHALVLGSFKSFLKRNVMQYENFRNSKVHFIGSVAFYYKTILAEAAQEMNIQLGTIIKSPMEGLIKYHSGK from the coding sequence ATGATTCTAATAGCAGACAGTGGCTCTACAAAAACCGATTGGTGTGTTGTAGAAAACGGACAACCCATCCAACAGATATCCACGAAAGGAATTAACCCTTTCTTTCAGTCGGAAGAGGAAATCAGCAATGAGATCGCAACATCATTGTTGCCTCAGTTAAAAACAAATGCATTGGATGCCGTATATTTCTATGGTGCAGGATGCGGATTTCCCGATAAAATAGCTATGGTCCACCGCGCCATTACCAAGCATCTCCAAATAAAGAGAGAGGTAGAAGTCAATACAGATATGCTTGCTGTTGCTCATGGACTCTGCCAACACGAGGCCGGCATTGCCTGTATTATGGGTACAGGCTCCAATTCTTGCTATTATGATGGAAAGCAGATTGTTTCCAATGTGTCCCCGTTGGGATTCATACTTGGAGACGAAGGCAGCGGTGCCGTACTGGGCAAGTTATTGGTAGGTGATATACTGAAAAACCAGATGACTCCCGAATTGAAGGAGAAATTTCTCAAACAGTTCGGCCTGACACCTGCCGACATTATAGACCGCGTTTATCGCAAACCATTTCCTAACCGTTTTCTTGCGAGCCTTTCGCCTTTCCTCGCACAGAACATAGATGAACCTTGCATACATGCGTTGGTACTGGGAAGTTTCAAATCATTCCTCAAACGCAATGTCATGCAATATGAGAACTTCCGTAATAGCAAAGTACACTTTATCGGTTCGGTAGCTTTCTATTATAAAACAATATTAGCAGAAGCTGCACAGGAAATGAATATCCAGTTGGGCACTATCATTAAGAGTCCAATGGAAGGACTGATTAAATATCATAGCGGAAAGTAA
- a CDS encoding acyltransferase family protein: MSNAVKTNKRILALDILRGVTIAGMIMVNNPGTWAHIYAPLRHAEWNGLTPTDLVFPFFMFIMGISTYISLKKYNFEFSHAAGIKILKRTILIFLIGMAIGWFSKFCYYWTSPTEGISFGTQLWESVWTFDRIRILGVMQRLALCYGATAIIALTMKHKNIPYLIATLLTGYFILLLCGNGFAYNDTNILSIVDRTILTPAHMYKDNGIDPEGLLSTIPAIAHVLLGFCVGRMMLEGGKANEDRESMLNSHLIKLLLVGTILTFSGFLLSYGCPINKKIWSPTFVLTTCGLASSFLALLIWIIDVKGYKKWSLFFESFGVNPLFMYVLGGVLSILFGSICFPWGESSISIHTFLYKILLMPIFGETGGSLAYALLFVGINWCIGYQLYKRKIYIKI; the protein is encoded by the coding sequence ATGAGTAATGCAGTAAAAACAAACAAACGTATTCTTGCCCTTGACATCCTCCGGGGAGTCACCATTGCGGGAATGATCATGGTCAACAATCCGGGCACATGGGCACATATTTACGCCCCCTTGCGCCATGCGGAATGGAACGGCCTTACCCCCACCGACCTTGTGTTCCCTTTCTTTATGTTCATCATGGGGATTTCCACGTACATTTCTTTGAAGAAATATAATTTTGAATTCAGTCATGCCGCCGGCATAAAAATCTTAAAACGCACCATACTTATCTTCCTCATAGGTATGGCTATCGGCTGGTTCTCGAAGTTCTGTTATTATTGGACCTCTCCCACCGAAGGCATCAGTTTCGGCACGCAACTATGGGAATCCGTATGGACGTTCGACCGTATCCGTATTCTGGGTGTCATGCAACGTCTGGCTCTCTGCTATGGCGCTACCGCTATCATTGCCCTGACCATGAAGCACAAGAACATCCCGTATCTTATCGCCACTCTTCTGACAGGATATTTCATCCTATTGCTATGTGGCAATGGATTTGCCTATAACGATACGAACATACTTTCTATCGTAGACCGCACTATCCTGACCCCAGCACACATGTACAAGGACAACGGCATCGATCCGGAAGGCCTCTTAAGTACCATTCCCGCCATAGCCCATGTACTGCTGGGCTTCTGTGTGGGACGCATGATGCTCGAAGGGGGCAAAGCCAATGAAGATCGTGAAAGCATGCTCAACTCACATCTCATCAAATTGCTTTTAGTAGGCACTATCCTTACATTCTCCGGTTTCTTGTTGAGTTACGGATGCCCAATCAACAAAAAGATTTGGTCGCCTACCTTCGTTCTCACAACATGCGGGTTGGCTTCCAGCTTCCTGGCACTGCTCATCTGGATTATCGATGTAAAAGGCTATAAGAAATGGAGCCTGTTCTTCGAATCATTCGGCGTCAACCCCCTGTTCATGTATGTATTGGGAGGCGTGCTTAGTATTCTCTTCGGCAGCATCTGCTTCCCATGGGGAGAAAGCAGCATCAGTATACACACATTCCTATATAAGATATTGCTGATGCCGATATTCGGTGAAACCGGCGGTTCACTGGCCTATGCGCTGTTGTTCGTCGGCATAAACTGGTGCATCGGCTACCAGCTCTACAAACGGAAGATTTATATAAAAATATAA
- a CDS encoding exo-beta-N-acetylmuramidase NamZ domain-containing protein produces MKRTIIACLLCLLCGSMAQAQKIRIKTGIEVLKEQNFKCLEGKRVGLITNPTGVDNKLKSTIDILHEAPNVNLVALYGPEHGVRGDVHAGDHVTDIKDPSTGLPVYSLYGKTRKATPEMLKDIDVLVYDIQDIGCRSFTYISTMGLAMEAAAENGKEFIVLDRPNPVGGLKIEGNLTEDDCISFVSQFKIPYLYGLTCGELALLLNGEKMLKDGKQCKLQVVKMKGWKRKMDYTQTGLQWVPSSPHIPHPHSAFFYPVSGILGELGYMSIGVGYTIPFQMFAATWVEAEKLAKSLNSLGVPGVIFRPMYLKPFYSVGKGELLQGVQVHIMDFGKAPLSEIQFLVMEEVAALYPERAVFDHADKGRFAMFDKVSGSKQIRERFSKRNRWEDIREYWYKDVEDFRKLSKPYYLYK; encoded by the coding sequence ATGAAAAGAACAATTATAGCCTGCTTGCTCTGCCTCCTTTGCGGCAGTATGGCACAAGCACAGAAGATAAGAATCAAAACCGGCATTGAGGTGCTGAAAGAACAGAACTTCAAGTGCCTGGAGGGGAAACGCGTAGGTTTGATTACCAATCCTACCGGAGTAGACAACAAGTTAAAGTCCACCATAGACATTCTGCATGAAGCACCGAACGTGAACCTCGTAGCCCTTTACGGTCCGGAACATGGCGTGCGCGGCGATGTACATGCAGGCGACCATGTGACCGACATAAAAGACCCCTCCACCGGGCTGCCCGTTTATTCCCTCTACGGCAAGACACGCAAAGCGACCCCGGAAATGCTGAAAGACATCGATGTACTGGTATATGACATACAGGACATCGGTTGCCGTTCGTTCACATATATCAGCACTATGGGACTTGCCATGGAAGCTGCCGCCGAAAACGGAAAAGAATTTATTGTACTGGACCGCCCCAACCCCGTAGGCGGGTTGAAGATTGAAGGCAATCTGACAGAAGATGACTGCATTTCGTTTGTCAGCCAATTCAAAATTCCGTATCTTTACGGGCTCACTTGCGGTGAGTTGGCTTTACTGCTGAATGGAGAGAAGATGCTGAAAGACGGAAAGCAATGCAAACTGCAGGTTGTAAAAATGAAAGGCTGGAAGCGCAAAATGGACTACACACAGACCGGCTTGCAATGGGTTCCTTCATCCCCGCACATCCCACATCCACATTCCGCATTTTTCTATCCTGTCAGCGGAATTTTAGGCGAGTTAGGCTACATGTCTATCGGAGTAGGTTATACGATTCCGTTCCAGATGTTTGCCGCTACATGGGTGGAAGCGGAGAAACTTGCCAAAAGCCTGAACAGCCTGGGCGTACCGGGTGTTATCTTCCGGCCTATGTATCTGAAACCGTTCTACTCCGTAGGCAAAGGCGAACTGTTGCAAGGTGTGCAGGTGCACATCATGGACTTTGGCAAAGCTCCACTCAGTGAAATACAGTTTCTCGTCATGGAGGAAGTAGCCGCCCTCTATCCCGAACGTGCCGTCTTCGACCATGCAGACAAAGGCCGGTTTGCCATGTTCGATAAAGTAAGCGGTTCCAAACAGATACGCGAACGGTTCAGCAAGCGCAACCGGTGGGAGGATATCCGGGAGTATTGGTATAAGGATGTCGAAGACTTCCGCAAACTATCGAAACCATATTATTTATACAAATAG
- the murQ gene encoding N-acetylmuramic acid 6-phosphate etherase has translation MFIKISEQPSLYNDLEKKSVHEILVDINREDQKVALAIQKTIPQIEKLVTQIVPRMKQGGRIFYMGAGTSGRLGVLDASEIPPTFGMPPTLVIGLIAGGDTALRNPVENAEDDMQRGWEELVERNITDKDTVIGIAASGTTPYVIGALHEAREHGILTACITSNPDSPMAAESDVAIEMIVGPEYVTGSSRMKSGTGQKMILNMITTSVMIQLGRVKGNKMVNMQLSNKKLVDRGTRMLVEELGLDYGKAKALLLMHGSVKKAADAYRIKE, from the coding sequence ATGTTTATAAAAATTTCAGAGCAACCCTCGCTCTACAACGACCTGGAAAAAAAGTCCGTCCATGAAATACTGGTAGACATCAACAGAGAAGATCAAAAAGTGGCGCTTGCCATACAAAAAACAATACCTCAAATAGAGAAGTTAGTGACGCAGATAGTTCCCCGCATGAAACAGGGCGGACGTATTTTCTACATGGGTGCCGGTACAAGCGGACGCCTTGGCGTGCTCGACGCTTCCGAAATTCCACCGACATTCGGCATGCCGCCAACATTGGTTATCGGCCTGATAGCCGGTGGTGACACAGCCCTACGCAACCCGGTGGAGAATGCGGAAGATGACATGCAACGTGGTTGGGAGGAACTCGTAGAACGCAATATTACGGATAAAGATACGGTCATCGGCATAGCTGCATCCGGTACTACCCCCTACGTAATCGGCGCACTGCATGAAGCACGCGAACATGGGATTCTGACAGCCTGCATCACCAGTAACCCCGACTCTCCAATGGCAGCGGAATCAGACGTAGCCATTGAAATGATTGTAGGCCCGGAATATGTTACGGGAAGCTCCCGAATGAAATCGGGTACAGGGCAGAAGATGATTCTCAATATGATTACCACTTCCGTAATGATACAATTGGGGCGTGTAAAAGGTAACAAAATGGTAAACATGCAACTTAGCAACAAGAAACTGGTAGATCGCGGAACACGTATGTTGGTCGAAGAATTAGGACTTGATTATGGAAAAGCCAAAGCTCTCTTACTCATGCATGGCTCTGTGAAAAAAGCCGCAGATGCTTATCGAATTAAGGAGTGA